The following proteins are encoded in a genomic region of Fusarium oxysporum f. sp. lycopersici 4287 chromosome 1, whole genome shotgun sequence:
- a CDS encoding phospho-2-dehydro-3-deoxyheptonate aldolase, with protein sequence MASSSSAGWEPSSWRSKPIKQSPNYPDAEPLAKAVEELTQLPPLVHPNEIIALKAHLRDVAQGNAFLLQGGDCAELFDYCRQGPIESKIKLLLQMSVVLIWGTNKRVVRIGRMAGQYAKPRSSPTEMVDGKEVPSFKGDIINGFRLEDREIDPNRLVKAYHHSAATLNYIRAALASGIADLHRPLDWGLGHVRDPELKEKYSAIASSIQQTLRFLQVINARPGELDSVELFTSHEGLLLDYEQSLTRLLEKPTARTSSPTPAADDGEKKEYYDTSAHFIWIGDRTRQIDHAHVEFFRGIANPIGIKVGPTTPASDLLSLLRTLNPSREPGKITLITRYGAAKVRDLLPTHIRAVEDSEYRRTVVWQCDPMHGNTLSTPTGIKTRRFGDIYRELEETLRIHKEEGSNLGGMHLELTGDAVTECLGGSEGLDEDDLSTNYTSFCDPRLNEKQALELAFLVADHFSRENKARSA encoded by the coding sequence atggcttcatcttcctctgcCGGCTGGGAACCCTCTTCCTGGCGCTCAAAGCCCATCAAGCAATCGCCCAATTACCCTGACGCAGAGCCTCTCgccaaggctgttgaggaaCTCACgcaacttcctcctctggTCCATCCCAATGAGATCATTGCCCTCAAAGCTCATCTTCGCGATGTCGCACAAGGAAATGCCTTCCTTCTCCAAGGTGGCGATTGTGCTGAGCTCTTTGATTATTGTCGCCAGGGCCCTATTGAGAGTAAAATCAAATTGTTACTGCAAATGAGTGTTGTTCTCATTTGGGGAACAAACAAGAGAGTCGTGCGAATTGGTCGAATGGCTGGGCAGTATGCGAAGCCGCGTTCTAGTCCTACTGAGATGGTCGATGGAAAGGAAGTCCCTAGCTTCAAGGGCGATATCATCAATGGCTTCCGTCTTGAAGATCGAGAGATCGATCCTAACCGCCTTGTGAAAGCCTATCACCACTCTGCTGCCACTCTGAACTACATTCGCGCTGCTCTCGCCTCTGGCATCGCTGATCTTCATCGACCTCTTGACTGGGGTCTCGGACATGTGAGAGACCcggagctcaaggagaagtaCTCAGCTATTGCCTCGAGTATTCAACAGACCCTGCGCTTCCTGCAGGTCATCAATGCTCGTCCCGGAGAACTCGATTCCGTCGAGCTTTTCACCAGTCATgaaggtcttcttctcgactaTGAGCAGTCTTTGACTCGTCTGCTTGAGAAGCCTACTGCCAGAACCTCAAGCCCTACTCCTGCAGCTGACGAcggcgagaagaaggagtACTATGATACCTCTGCGCATTTCATCTGGATTGGTGACCGTACTCGCCAGATCGATCATGCCCACGTTGAGTTCTTCCGTGGAATTGCCAACCCAATTGGTATCAAAGTCGGTCCTACAACACCAGCCTCAGaccttctttctctccttcgCACGTTGAACCCCTCTCGCGAGCCTGGCAAgatcaccctcatcactcgTTACGGTGCTGCCAAGGTGCGCGATCTCCTCCCCACGCATATTCGCGCGGTTGAGGACTCCGAGTACCGTCGTACGGTTGTCTGGCAATGTGACCCCATGCACGGCAACACACTATCCACACCCACAGGCATCAAGACACGTCGTTTCGGCGATATCTACCGTGAGCTTGAGGAGACACTACGCATTCACAAAGAGGAGGGTAGCAACCTTGGTGGTATGCACCTTGAGCTCACTGGTGATGCTGTTACAGAGTGTTTGGGTGGCAGTGAGGGAttggatgaggatgatttGTCGACAAACTACACTAGTTTCTGTGACCCAAGACTCAACGAGAAGCAGGCTCTCGAGTTGGCCTTCCTGGTTGCGGATCATTTCTCTAGGGAGAACAAGGCACGATCGGCCTGA